A single window of Polyodon spathula isolate WHYD16114869_AA chromosome 2, ASM1765450v1, whole genome shotgun sequence DNA harbors:
- the LOC121328408 gene encoding major intrinsically disordered NOTCH2-binding receptor 1-like homolog, protein MDLSVLPNNNNPERFLQLDVKCLPVSSTLMQAGFATGAALSGQRYWQNRVYLQRKTTDTYGRRSTEASPELIDRALGKHITAVTLKSKIKKNPLYSDIRTVDGWENRKTQPSWTIQEYDRQSVHSNLADYLKEDPNELGFWMEDLYTPGYDTLLKNKETEKKRTKICKIIALVSVLSCALIVIITVSVVITRH, encoded by the exons aTGGATCTGTCGGTCCTGCCAAACAATAATAATCCCGAAAGATTCCTACAACTGGATGTGAAGTGTTTACCAGTGAGCTCAACTCTGATGCAAGCAGGTTTTGCGACAGGGGCTGCTTTATCAGGACAAAGATACTGGCAAAATAGAGTCTACCTTCAG agaaaaacaactgATACCTACGGGCGAAGATCAACCGAGGCCAGCCCAGAACTCATTGACAGAGCCCTTGGGAAACATATCACTGCTGTCACATTGAAGTCAAAGATCAAGAAGAACCCCCTTTACTCAGATATTAGGACTGTAGACGGATGGGAAAACAGGAAGACTCAGCCCTCCTGGACCATTCAAGAATATGACAGACAATCCGTGCATTCGAACCTTGCAGACTACCTAAAG gaGGACCCAAACGAGCTAGGTTTTTGGATGGAGGACCTGTATACCCCAGGATatgacacattattaaaaaataaagagacaGAAAAGAAACGAACCAAAATCTGCAAAATTATCGCCTTAGTCTCAGTGTTAAGCTGTGCCTTGATTGTGATAATTACAGTGTCTGTTGTAATCACAAGACATTAA